In Pseudobacter ginsenosidimutans, the following are encoded in one genomic region:
- a CDS encoding TlpA family protein disulfide reductase, whose translation MNFRFFYCLLALIYCLPVSLIAQRASFRPLDIGDKVPDLPFQNIRNTDKQSPRLSDYKGKLVILDFWASNCAVCIGSFPAMEKLQEIFLGQIEIILMNPSETYDKVKSRLGHSPRFNKESGLSTLMASYHDSAWRSLFPHQSVPHHVWIDTAGKVLAITSGYNTNEANIRKYLSGQSLELARKRDLILEGYSVNQAGLIEKTHPGQHFRMSSVFSDYVDGSGGGTGFAFDSTTRTITYKYFGVTAGFLYQFAYRTPTEWKRRILYETSQQDRLQSPKDLSILDEWENRNVFNYELRIPFEEEKNQYKYFREDLNRYMAYKLGITGSLQKRKMKAYVFVRNFEKAPANENGKKGYLDKQQGKIRFVNFNFSGVVEEFRKVLENVQQGVVVLDETGLMRNGNYLVSLTIETGDLKNIDAVRKSLQKNGLDILETEREVELVVIRDLPKSDL comes from the coding sequence ATGAATTTTCGCTTCTTTTACTGCCTGCTGGCACTTATATACTGCCTGCCTGTTAGTTTAATTGCTCAACGAGCTTCCTTTAGACCGCTCGATATCGGAGACAAAGTACCTGATCTTCCGTTTCAAAATATCCGGAATACTGATAAGCAATCACCCCGTCTTTCAGATTACAAAGGAAAACTGGTCATACTCGACTTCTGGGCATCTAACTGTGCCGTTTGTATCGGCTCTTTTCCTGCGATGGAAAAACTACAGGAGATCTTCCTCGGGCAGATCGAAATTATTCTGATGAATCCATCGGAGACTTATGACAAGGTTAAAAGCAGGTTGGGACATTCGCCCAGGTTTAATAAAGAATCGGGGCTTTCTACCCTGATGGCCAGCTACCATGATTCTGCATGGAGGAGCTTGTTTCCTCATCAGTCGGTTCCTCATCATGTTTGGATCGATACTGCTGGCAAAGTGCTGGCAATTACGAGTGGGTACAATACGAACGAGGCCAATATCCGGAAGTACTTATCAGGCCAATCTTTGGAATTAGCCCGTAAACGCGATCTTATTTTAGAAGGTTATTCTGTAAATCAGGCGGGGCTTATAGAAAAGACCCATCCTGGCCAGCACTTCCGGATGAGTTCTGTATTCTCTGATTATGTGGACGGATCAGGAGGTGGCACAGGCTTCGCGTTCGATTCCACAACAAGAACAATTACATACAAGTATTTTGGCGTCACTGCCGGGTTCCTGTATCAGTTTGCATACCGTACGCCAACTGAATGGAAAAGACGTATCCTTTACGAAACTTCGCAACAAGACCGTTTACAATCTCCCAAAGATCTCAGCATTTTAGACGAATGGGAGAACAGGAATGTTTTCAATTATGAACTGAGGATTCCGTTTGAAGAAGAAAAGAATCAATATAAATATTTCCGGGAAGATCTTAATCGCTACATGGCGTACAAATTGGGGATCACAGGCAGCCTTCAAAAAAGGAAAATGAAAGCATATGTTTTTGTACGCAATTTTGAAAAAGCGCCGGCAAATGAGAATGGAAAGAAGGGATATCTGGATAAGCAACAAGGAAAGATCCGGTTCGTCAATTTCAATTTCTCCGGAGTAGTGGAGGAGTTTCGTAAAGTGCTTGAAAATGTTCAACAGGGAGTGGTGGTGCTTGACGAAACAGGACTGATGCGGAATGGCAACTATTTAGTTTCTCTCACCATTGAAACCGGCGACCTGAAAAATATCGATGCTGTACGTAAAAGCCTGCAAAAAAATGGCCTGGACATTTTGGAGACCGAAAGAGAGGTTGAACTGGTGGTTATAAGGGATTTGCCAAAATCAGACCTGTAA
- a CDS encoding transglycosylase domain-containing protein, giving the protein MTRAVRIFWRIFIYGALAVVLLLVLINFGAFGKMPSLAQLENPSITLATEVFADDGTPMGKYYVERGNRSYVKFGDISKNVIDALVATEDERFYDHSGIDGRSLSRAILKLGRDGGGSTITQQLALNMFDSRSSNIFLRIIQKIKENIIAIKLERNFTKQEILALYLNTVSFSDNVYGIRNASRTFFSKEPDRLTVPEAAVLIGMQKATATYNPRTNYKAAFDRRNTVIDQMVRNDYVTAPVAANFKKEPIKLNYKKMNENNGIAPYFLDVLRNDLKAWCKENKKEDGEPYDLYADGLKVYTTINPRMQLYAEEAVAKHLPVLQRVLSAQRNIKTDAVWKGKEKVLDAAMKSSDRYQSLKADKVSDDEIKKIFNTKVPMKVFAWNPKREKDTVMSPMDSIKYHHEMMQTAFMVTDPQNGQVKAWVGGIDFKNYKYDHANLKTKRQVGSSIKPYLYALAVEEYGFTPETQCEATQQYFPGFGYVPAKNRGKTGTRTMASGLAWSVNEVAAYIIKQTTPQRFAEFLKQINIPTKVDPYPSIALGSSDLSLFEMMWGYSMFPTGGFSAKPVYITRIEDKNGHVLARFDTERKEVISQATAYTMTRMMQGVVDYGTAAGLRSRLGVAEMGGKTGTTNENSDAWFMGFTPQLLAGVWIGCDDRFIKLESGLGEGGQAARPIWEYFFQKAFADKTLGLDKTAKFVQPENMKTESFYDYYNIIDRTPPPGAEGENVGNGGADDFLGTPDTQNIPTESKQAMEEQKVLQEALNSKNQVPTGKKDSTKTTPKEDKKKPGLFKRIFGGKKDQ; this is encoded by the coding sequence ATGACCCGAGCTGTACGGATCTTTTGGCGCATTTTCATTTACGGGGCCCTGGCAGTTGTTCTGCTCCTCGTATTGATCAATTTTGGTGCATTTGGCAAAATGCCTTCCCTGGCCCAGTTGGAAAACCCCAGCATCACCCTGGCCACAGAAGTATTTGCTGATGACGGTACGCCAATGGGAAAATATTATGTGGAGCGCGGCAACCGCAGCTATGTGAAATTCGGAGACATTTCCAAGAATGTGATCGATGCCCTCGTTGCTACAGAAGACGAACGTTTCTATGACCACTCGGGAATCGATGGACGAAGCCTCAGCCGCGCCATCCTGAAACTTGGCCGCGATGGTGGTGGCAGCACCATCACACAACAACTGGCACTGAACATGTTCGACAGTCGTTCCAGCAATATCTTTCTCCGCATCATTCAAAAGATCAAGGAAAATATTATCGCTATCAAACTTGAGCGCAACTTCACCAAACAGGAGATCCTTGCACTCTATCTGAATACTGTTTCTTTCTCCGATAACGTATACGGAATCCGTAACGCATCCCGCACTTTCTTTTCAAAAGAACCAGACCGTCTCACTGTACCTGAAGCTGCCGTACTGATCGGCATGCAGAAGGCTACTGCCACCTATAATCCACGCACCAATTATAAGGCAGCCTTCGACAGAAGGAATACCGTGATAGACCAGATGGTCCGCAACGATTATGTTACCGCTCCTGTAGCCGCCAATTTCAAGAAAGAGCCCATCAAGCTCAATTATAAAAAGATGAATGAGAACAATGGCATCGCACCCTATTTCCTGGATGTGCTGCGCAATGATCTCAAAGCCTGGTGTAAAGAGAATAAGAAAGAAGACGGCGAACCTTATGATCTCTATGCCGATGGCCTGAAAGTATATACCACCATCAATCCAAGGATGCAGCTCTATGCAGAAGAAGCAGTGGCGAAACACCTTCCTGTGCTGCAACGTGTGCTCTCGGCCCAGCGTAATATCAAGACTGATGCCGTTTGGAAAGGCAAGGAAAAAGTATTGGATGCCGCTATGAAAAGCAGTGACAGGTATCAGTCGCTCAAAGCTGATAAAGTGAGCGATGACGAGATCAAAAAGATCTTCAATACCAAAGTTCCGATGAAAGTGTTTGCGTGGAACCCCAAACGTGAGAAAGACACCGTGATGAGCCCGATGGATTCCATCAAGTACCACCACGAAATGATGCAGACCGCCTTTATGGTAACCGATCCGCAGAACGGACAGGTGAAAGCCTGGGTAGGCGGCATCGATTTCAAGAACTATAAATATGATCACGCCAACCTGAAAACAAAACGTCAGGTGGGTTCGTCCATCAAACCATACCTCTATGCCCTGGCGGTGGAGGAATATGGTTTCACTCCCGAAACACAATGTGAAGCCACACAGCAATACTTCCCTGGTTTCGGTTATGTACCAGCGAAGAATCGCGGTAAGACCGGTACACGCACCATGGCCAGTGGTCTCGCCTGGTCTGTGAACGAAGTGGCCGCTTATATTATCAAACAAACCACTCCGCAACGTTTTGCCGAGTTCCTGAAACAGATCAATATTCCTACCAAGGTAGATCCCTATCCATCCATTGCGCTGGGCTCCAGTGATCTCTCCCTTTTTGAAATGATGTGGGGCTATTCCATGTTCCCAACAGGAGGCTTCTCCGCGAAACCTGTTTATATCACCCGCATCGAAGACAAGAACGGACATGTACTGGCCCGCTTCGATACAGAGCGTAAAGAAGTGATCAGCCAGGCCACTGCCTATACCATGACACGCATGATGCAGGGTGTGGTGGATTACGGTACTGCCGCCGGCCTCCGCTCACGATTAGGTGTAGCCGAAATGGGCGGAAAAACAGGTACCACCAACGAAAACTCCGATGCCTGGTTCATGGGCTTTACGCCGCAGCTTCTGGCCGGTGTGTGGATCGGTTGCGATGATCGTTTTATCAAACTGGAAAGCGGTCTCGGCGAAGGCGGACAAGCCGCCCGTCCTATCTGGGAATATTTCTTCCAGAAAGCATTTGCGGATAAAACACTGGGGCTGGATAAGACAGCCAAATTTGTGCAGCCGGAGAATATGAAGACAGAATCTTTCTATGATTACTATAATATCATCGATCGTACACCTCCTCCCGGTGCCGAAGGCGAGAATGTAGGTAATGGTGGTGCTGATGATTTCTTAGGCACTCCCGATACGCAAAATATTCCTACTGAGTCCAAGCAGGCAATGGAAGAGCAGAAAGTATTGCAGGAAGCGTTGAACTCGAAGAACCAGGTACCAACTGGTAAGAAGGATTCAACGAAAACAACTCCGAAAGAAGATAAGAAGAAGCCGGGTTTGTTCAAAAGGATCTTTGGAGGGAAGAAAGATCAATAG
- the porW gene encoding type IX secretion system periplasmic lipoprotein PorW/SprE — translation MKVLSRIVLILFICYAWQQELAAQAWSFNLKKPQKYEDKKLPSEKTEEKKWTLWRKFTQNGVTKFNWHFNARERLTQALDRAKASHRDDYTKLLSFYNYDLETISADRDIDSVLYKANAGILIHDLRNAWIDNLYMIMGQAWYYKKEFDTAYLTFQYVNYAFAPKEKDGYDIPIGSNATEGGNAFSISTKEDTRLPNRVWSSPPSRNESFIWQIRTTIAKDEMPEAAGLIETLRSDPNFPARLQPDLREVQALYFYNQQIWDSAAIHLENALDKAADKEERARWEFLIGQLYEKAGNFSYAADFYSRAVNRTLNPVLEVYGRLNSIRMQKGDDKVINENIDALLKMARREKYMRYRDLIYFTAAQIELERNNVEGAKQLLLLATKYKSPESDNSQISKAWIQLGDIAWGERKYAESKSYYDSATVPNHPVLSPEAFADRKSSLGTLVEQETIIARQDSLQQLAALPEAEREAIIKKLAKKLRKQHGLKEEDTGEAFVNPAVNMNSNNSNQPAPDLFAGASGADAKGEWYFQNQGLRGKGFTAFKSKWGNRKNVDNWRRAAAIAASPGNAPAPTDSRTAILNPNQEPGKAAEEGSEFSYEGLLKNVPLTETQMAASNDSIEQAQLKLGIVLEEGITDYLAAVDVLEGWLQKFPYSVKKPEALFHLYYCYSKLGMQQKQMPLLRN, via the coding sequence ATGAAGGTATTATCCCGGATCGTATTGATATTGTTTATCTGCTATGCCTGGCAACAGGAACTGGCAGCACAGGCATGGTCGTTCAATCTCAAGAAACCTCAGAAATATGAGGACAAAAAGCTTCCTTCTGAAAAAACAGAAGAGAAGAAATGGACGCTCTGGCGTAAGTTCACCCAGAACGGCGTTACCAAGTTCAACTGGCATTTCAATGCCCGCGAAAGGCTCACACAGGCCCTCGACCGCGCCAAAGCTTCTCACCGCGACGATTACACCAAACTCCTCTCCTTTTATAATTACGATCTCGAAACCATTTCCGCTGACCGCGATATCGATTCCGTTCTCTACAAAGCCAATGCCGGAATCCTGATCCACGATCTCAGAAATGCATGGATCGATAATTTATATATGATCATGGGACAGGCCTGGTATTACAAAAAAGAATTCGATACCGCCTATCTCACTTTTCAATATGTGAACTACGCATTCGCTCCCAAGGAAAAAGATGGATATGATATTCCCATCGGCAGCAATGCCACCGAAGGAGGCAACGCTTTCTCTATCTCCACCAAAGAAGATACACGCCTGCCCAATCGTGTGTGGAGCAGTCCACCCAGCAGGAATGAAAGTTTTATCTGGCAGATCCGCACTACCATCGCAAAAGATGAAATGCCTGAAGCTGCCGGCCTCATAGAAACACTCAGAAGCGATCCCAATTTTCCGGCACGCCTTCAGCCCGATCTCCGGGAAGTGCAGGCACTCTATTTTTATAACCAGCAAATATGGGACAGCGCCGCCATCCACCTGGAGAATGCGCTGGACAAGGCTGCCGATAAAGAAGAAAGGGCAAGATGGGAATTCCTCATCGGCCAGCTCTATGAGAAAGCAGGCAACTTCTCCTATGCAGCCGATTTTTACAGTCGCGCTGTGAACCGCACACTGAATCCCGTTCTCGAAGTATACGGACGCCTCAACAGCATCCGTATGCAGAAAGGCGATGATAAAGTGATCAACGAGAATATCGACGCACTTCTCAAAATGGCCCGCCGCGAGAAATACATGAGATACCGCGATCTCATCTATTTCACCGCTGCTCAGATCGAACTCGAAAGGAATAATGTGGAAGGCGCCAAACAATTGCTGTTGCTCGCCACCAAATACAAATCCCCTGAAAGCGATAATTCCCAGATCTCGAAAGCATGGATCCAGCTCGGAGACATTGCCTGGGGAGAAAGGAAATATGCTGAATCGAAATCATATTATGATAGCGCCACCGTTCCCAATCACCCGGTGCTGAGTCCCGAAGCATTTGCGGACAGGAAGTCTTCCCTGGGAACATTGGTGGAGCAGGAAACCATTATCGCCAGGCAGGACAGCCTCCAGCAACTGGCAGCCCTGCCCGAAGCAGAGCGCGAAGCCATCATCAAAAAGCTGGCAAAGAAACTCCGCAAACAACATGGGCTGAAAGAAGAAGATACCGGCGAAGCTTTTGTGAATCCTGCAGTGAACATGAACAGCAATAATTCCAATCAACCTGCTCCTGATCTCTTTGCCGGCGCAAGCGGCGCAGACGCAAAAGGGGAATGGTATTTCCAGAACCAGGGGCTCAGGGGAAAAGGATTCACCGCTTTCAAAAGCAAATGGGGCAACAGAAAAAATGTAGACAACTGGAGAAGGGCAGCCGCCATCGCAGCATCTCCCGGCAATGCACCAGCGCCCACCGATAGCCGAACAGCCATTCTCAATCCCAACCAGGAACCGGGAAAAGCTGCAGAGGAAGGAAGCGAGTTTTCTTATGAAGGGTTATTGAAAAATGTGCCGCTTACCGAAACACAGATGGCTGCATCGAACGACTCTATCGAGCAGGCACAGTTGAAACTGGGCATCGTGCTCGAAGAAGGCATCACAGATTATCTCGCAGCCGTTGACGTATTGGAAGGCTGGTTACAGAAATTCCCCTACAGTGTGAAAAAACCGGAAGCCCTCTTCCATTTATATTACTGCTATTCCAAACTCGGTATGCAGCAAAAGCAAATGCCGTTGCTCAGGAACTGA
- a CDS encoding bactofilin family protein, translating to MFNQKSKSENPVEQKPSAPSGQATIIAAGTTLKGDITSSGDIRIDGNLEGNVHCTAKVVIGSNGSVTGDISGAQADIMGRVTGTIRVKELLQLKGGSQVQGNLHANKLQIEPSANFNGQCHMTGTEKPAMAASSNGLADKKTEKLVAQA from the coding sequence ATGTTCAATCAAAAATCCAAATCCGAAAATCCGGTAGAACAAAAACCATCTGCACCCTCCGGCCAGGCCACCATCATTGCAGCCGGCACCACGCTGAAAGGCGATATTACCAGCTCCGGTGATATCAGGATCGATGGTAATCTCGAAGGCAATGTTCATTGTACAGCAAAGGTTGTGATCGGTTCCAATGGTAGTGTAACCGGTGATATCAGCGGCGCTCAGGCCGATATCATGGGCAGGGTTACCGGCACCATCCGTGTAAAAGAGTTACTGCAACTAAAGGGTGGGTCCCAGGTTCAGGGAAATCTTCACGCCAACAAATTACAGATCGAGCCAAGTGCTAATTTCAATGGTCAGTGTCATATGACCGGAACGGAAAAGCCTGCAATGGCTGCTTCTTCCAATGGTCTGGCTGATAAAAAGACCGAGAAACTGGTAGCCCAGGCTTAA
- a CDS encoding SprT-like domain-containing protein: MSKKEAPLEYLSQFIPPAAVPRVLEYLQQYKVHLTITRERKSILGDYRHATLYKTHRISVNGNLNPYSFLITLIHELAHLVTFIQYGNRVQSHGKEWKALYAMLLTDFMGKELFPPDVEQTLRRSMHDLPASSCADENLMRILKNYDPRQDGIVMVEQLKEGQLFDIGEGRIFRKGKKLRKRYQCVEVKTGKVYLFSPIYEVKELRNAG; the protein is encoded by the coding sequence ATGTCTAAGAAAGAAGCTCCGCTGGAGTATCTGAGCCAATTCATTCCACCGGCAGCGGTGCCCAGGGTGCTGGAATACCTGCAACAATATAAGGTACACCTCACCATTACCCGTGAAAGGAAATCCATCCTGGGAGATTACCGGCATGCCACTCTTTATAAAACCCACCGTATCAGTGTCAACGGCAATCTCAACCCTTATTCATTTCTCATAACCCTCATTCACGAGCTTGCCCACCTGGTAACCTTTATCCAATACGGGAACCGCGTTCAGAGCCACGGCAAAGAATGGAAAGCCCTGTATGCAATGCTGCTGACGGATTTTATGGGCAAAGAACTTTTTCCGCCCGATGTTGAGCAGACCCTCCGGCGCTCCATGCACGATCTCCCCGCCAGCAGTTGCGCCGACGAAAACCTGATGCGTATCCTCAAGAACTACGATCCCCGCCAGGACGGCATTGTGATGGTAGAGCAATTGAAGGAAGGCCAGTTATTCGATATTGGTGAAGGCCGCATCTTCCGTAAAGGAAAAAAACTGAGAAAACGCTATCAATGCGTTGAAGTAAAAACAGGAAAAGTGTATTTGTTCAGCCCTATCTATGAAGTGAAAGAACTGAGGAATGCAGGTTAA
- a CDS encoding RNA polymerase sigma factor — MNEQEILKQLALGNREAFSTLYTQYHGGIYNYLLKFSKDPALTEDLVHDVFLKLWEAREQLDIQTSFAAYLFRIARNTALTQLNRIAIYDTIRSELLRRITGGGQDQSLLNGVESRNFDELFLKAVNNLPPQRKEAFLLVRQQGMTYEEAASQMQISRNTLKQHLSLAVRSIRDYLLEHGNISLLMLWIIIL; from the coding sequence ATGAATGAACAGGAAATATTGAAGCAGCTCGCCCTTGGAAACCGGGAGGCTTTTTCCACCCTCTATACCCAGTACCATGGAGGGATTTACAATTATCTGCTGAAATTCAGTAAAGACCCCGCACTCACGGAAGACCTGGTGCATGATGTATTCCTGAAATTATGGGAAGCCAGGGAACAACTCGATATTCAAACTTCCTTCGCAGCCTATCTCTTCCGGATCGCACGTAATACCGCACTTACACAGCTTAACCGCATCGCCATTTACGATACCATTCGCAGTGAACTGCTGCGCCGCATCACCGGTGGCGGACAGGACCAGAGCCTGTTGAACGGCGTTGAGTCCAGGAATTTTGATGAGCTGTTCCTTAAAGCTGTCAATAATCTTCCTCCGCAAAGAAAGGAAGCTTTTCTGCTGGTGCGCCAACAGGGCATGACCTATGAAGAGGCGGCCAGCCAGATGCAGATATCGAGAAACACGCTCAAACAACACCTTAGCCTGGCGGTAAGATCCATCCGTGATTACCTGCTGGAGCATGGCAATATTTCCCTGCTGATGCTCTGGATTATTATTCTGTAA
- a CDS encoding FecR family protein, translated as MERMNSDVNNLLQKYLNGTITEPEGEELFAWLKEHAPEEQEGIETILKANYDSSFKEAKQIGEDASERIRTKLMQSVDALENETTQTPVVSIRRRWTRYAAAAAVLLLLAGGSWWLMNRKDATEQAIVKTEEKKEKKDVMLTLASGEQVSLDHRQGSVMKRDEFNVINDSGSLSYLGKTPVVEYHTLTTPAGKQYNLQLPDGTEVWLNATSSVTFPTAFTGNERKVYVSGEAYFIVKANQQQPFVVDINKKALIEVLGTEFNVNAYTNEPEVQATLLSGKIRVKIDKEAVELLPGDQARINNEKLELKKNVNTDLYVAWRKGVFIFDHASVAEVLRQMARWYDLEVVYDGVPPGVKFSGTINRESSLDVAVDVLNKMGLKVRVEAGKIRVAH; from the coding sequence ATGGAACGCATGAACAGTGATGTAAACAACCTTCTCCAAAAATATCTGAATGGCACCATTACGGAGCCGGAGGGGGAGGAATTGTTTGCCTGGCTCAAGGAGCATGCCCCTGAAGAGCAGGAAGGAATTGAAACGATATTGAAGGCTAATTACGATAGTTCTTTTAAAGAAGCAAAGCAGATCGGTGAAGATGCCAGTGAGAGGATCCGCACCAAACTGATGCAATCAGTGGACGCCCTGGAAAATGAAACCACTCAAACGCCTGTGGTATCCATCCGCCGCCGCTGGACGCGCTATGCTGCCGCAGCAGCCGTACTGCTGCTGCTGGCAGGAGGATCCTGGTGGCTGATGAACAGGAAAGATGCCACTGAGCAAGCCATCGTGAAAACGGAAGAAAAGAAAGAGAAGAAAGACGTGATGCTTACACTTGCTTCCGGTGAGCAGGTTTCACTTGATCATCGTCAGGGAAGTGTTATGAAACGCGATGAATTCAATGTGATCAACGACAGTGGATCGCTTTCCTATCTCGGAAAAACACCGGTAGTGGAATATCATACGCTTACCACGCCTGCAGGAAAACAGTACAACCTGCAACTACCCGATGGTACTGAAGTATGGCTGAATGCCACATCCAGCGTTACTTTCCCTACAGCCTTCACCGGCAATGAAAGGAAGGTATATGTTTCAGGTGAAGCTTATTTCATTGTAAAAGCGAACCAGCAACAACCTTTTGTGGTGGACATAAACAAAAAGGCGCTGATAGAAGTACTGGGAACAGAATTCAACGTGAATGCCTACACGAACGAACCAGAAGTGCAGGCCACTTTGCTGAGCGGAAAGATCAGGGTTAAAATAGATAAGGAAGCAGTGGAACTGTTGCCCGGAGACCAGGCAAGGATCAATAATGAAAAACTGGAATTGAAGAAAAATGTAAATACGGATTTGTATGTCGCCTGGAGAAAAGGAGTGTTCATATTTGATCATGCCAGCGTAGCGGAAGTACTGAGGCAAATGGCAAGATGGTATGATCTGGAAGTGGTGTATGATGGTGTTCCGCCGGGCGTCAAATTCAGTGGTACTATCAACAGGGAATCTTCTCTCGATGTGGCTGTAGATGTACTCAACAAGATGGGGCTGAAAGTAAGGGTGGAAGCAGGAAAGATCAGGGTGGCCCATTAA